One genomic window of Luteitalea pratensis includes the following:
- a CDS encoding TlpA family protein disulfide reductase: MTSIVLACVAIVLALPSVGSAPQTATADGRPRSTHHAVPWRATDIDGHAWSSDTLHGRVVLVDFWATWCAPCLEDLPRLKRLHARQGPRGLTIIGVSLDRATTRDFRSWLQRQAITWPQVREAGQYESPLARTFGVEAIPASYLFDRDGRLHATSLRGDALETRVSALVEAR, translated from the coding sequence ATGACCAGCATCGTCCTCGCCTGTGTCGCCATCGTGCTGGCCCTTCCCTCTGTCGGATCGGCTCCACAGACCGCGACAGCCGACGGCCGCCCGAGGTCCACGCACCATGCCGTGCCCTGGCGCGCCACCGACATCGACGGCCACGCGTGGTCCAGCGACACGCTGCACGGACGCGTCGTGCTGGTCGACTTCTGGGCGACGTGGTGCGCGCCCTGCCTCGAGGATCTGCCGCGCCTCAAGCGCCTGCACGCGCGCCAGGGGCCGCGTGGGTTGACAATCATCGGTGTGAGCCTCGATCGCGCCACCACCCGTGACTTCCGGAGTTGGCTCCAGCGCCAGGCCATCACGTGGCCGCAGGTGCGCGAGGCCGGCCAGTACGAGAGCCCGCTGGCGCGGACGTTCGGCGTCGAGGCGATTCCGGCCTCGTACCTGTTCGACCGCGACGGCCGGTTGCACGCGACCTCGCTGCGCGGTGACGCGCTCGAGACCCGTGTGAGCGCGCTGGTGGAGGCACGATGA
- a CDS encoding CPXCG motif-containing cysteine-rich protein: MEIDTNCPSCGEPVTLVVDVTAGRRQIYVEDCWVCCRPMEVVVTVHSRDDVEVGVRSNDE, translated from the coding sequence ATGGAAATCGACACCAATTGCCCGTCGTGCGGTGAGCCGGTCACACTGGTCGTGGACGTGACCGCAGGCCGCCGGCAGATCTACGTCGAGGATTGCTGGGTGTGCTGCCGGCCGATGGAGGTGGTCGTCACCGTCCACTCGCGCGACGACGTCGAGGTCGGGGTCCGTTCGAACGACGAGTGA
- a CDS encoding serine/threonine-protein kinase — MSAQRTRLLELAASVADGTVDIDWTKLEASVVDDEDRQLLQDLRVLAGVAELHRSDPAELAASRGRVVGRIGPALTDTDVPTVEERVLPPPSKQPLDSWGHLELIEQIGQGSFGNVYRARDTRLDRDVALKLLRKGRQTAELADKILHEGRILARVRHRNVVTVFGVEEQDGRIGLWMEYIRGRTLEQLLRSTGSFGAREAALIGQELCRALASVHKAGLVHRDIKAQNVMREEGGRLVLMDFGAGQYVHAAGATPSGRLTGTPLYLAPELMRGGEATVRSDIYSLGVLLFHLVTGQYPVSATSLDDLRQAHREGRRFRLHDARPDLADDFARVVERASNPDPACRYASAGALQEALARSLGLDSTITVDRDALAAVLAATPPDLPAPAEAAPRWFRAFRWWHVAGVGFALGAVLVALLAWLLPRDAAPTMRPTANTPVVAIRPVMATASSFDPLTFAVASSLGARLRSSPEVRVTSPDAVATLNDVAASGATIMATLQSDALIELLPVRQLPDGYHASVRLLVAGALPVTLPPIGPVATLDGLGDALASALATPLRLNPEALHGTMHAAAARGNREALEHFARGLRQIATESNEGIAQACQSFKASIDADPTFAAGYARWAQCLLTQYRLGALPPATAFEYARTAASIALARDADNADARAAVADLYAEDGHDWARAENEFHEALARDSSNVYARSRYAMLLAGRGRTAESVEHLTDALRSSPLSTIVKGYLAMSLHYSARDDEALELFQQLRGVDASYESALVGQCRVFVVVGKFQEALTACRQLLARRNGSDAFAQAQIAAALGRLGREADATKQLAQLRAQYDAATEADRPNLAFFLATAYAALDQPDQVFPWLEVAARGKSSRAAYLRVDPRFAAARADPRWSQVLAAYEKP, encoded by the coding sequence ATGAGCGCTCAACGCACCCGCCTGCTCGAACTTGCCGCCTCCGTCGCCGACGGCACGGTCGACATCGACTGGACAAAGCTCGAGGCCTCGGTCGTGGACGACGAGGACCGGCAGCTGTTGCAGGATCTCCGGGTGCTGGCGGGCGTCGCTGAACTCCATCGGTCTGACCCGGCCGAACTGGCTGCCTCTCGTGGCCGCGTCGTCGGCCGGATTGGACCGGCCCTGACCGACACCGATGTCCCCACGGTCGAGGAGCGCGTGCTGCCGCCGCCCTCGAAACAGCCGCTCGATAGCTGGGGCCACCTCGAACTCATCGAACAGATCGGGCAGGGGTCGTTCGGCAACGTGTACCGGGCCCGGGACACGCGCCTCGACCGCGACGTCGCCCTGAAACTCCTGCGCAAGGGCCGGCAGACGGCCGAACTCGCCGACAAGATCCTGCACGAGGGGCGCATCCTGGCACGGGTCCGACACCGCAATGTCGTCACCGTCTTCGGCGTCGAGGAGCAGGACGGGCGAATCGGGCTGTGGATGGAGTACATCCGGGGACGCACGCTGGAGCAGTTGCTGCGATCCACCGGATCGTTCGGGGCGCGCGAAGCCGCGCTGATCGGCCAGGAGTTGTGCCGCGCCCTGGCATCGGTCCACAAGGCCGGCCTCGTCCACCGCGACATCAAGGCGCAGAACGTGATGCGCGAGGAGGGTGGCCGCCTCGTCCTCATGGACTTCGGCGCGGGGCAGTACGTGCACGCGGCCGGGGCGACTCCGAGCGGGCGATTGACGGGAACTCCGCTGTACCTCGCACCGGAACTGATGCGTGGCGGGGAAGCCACGGTGCGCTCGGACATCTACAGCCTCGGCGTGCTGCTGTTCCATCTGGTGACGGGGCAGTACCCGGTGAGCGCGACATCGCTCGACGACCTGCGACAGGCGCACCGCGAAGGCCGGCGCTTCCGCCTGCACGACGCCAGGCCAGACCTTGCCGACGACTTCGCCCGGGTCGTGGAGCGGGCGTCCAACCCCGATCCTGCGTGTCGGTATGCGAGTGCGGGCGCGCTGCAGGAGGCCCTCGCGCGTTCGCTCGGGCTGGACAGCACCATCACCGTCGATCGCGACGCACTGGCAGCGGTGCTCGCGGCCACACCCCCGGATCTGCCCGCCCCGGCCGAGGCCGCGCCGCGTTGGTTTCGCGCGTTCCGCTGGTGGCACGTGGCCGGCGTCGGGTTCGCGCTCGGCGCCGTCCTCGTGGCATTGCTCGCATGGCTCCTGCCACGTGATGCCGCGCCGACGATGCGCCCAACCGCAAACACGCCAGTGGTGGCGATCAGGCCCGTGATGGCCACCGCCTCGTCCTTCGATCCGCTCACCTTCGCGGTCGCCAGCAGCCTGGGCGCGCGGTTGCGGTCCTCACCTGAGGTGCGTGTCACCAGTCCCGATGCCGTGGCCACCCTCAATGATGTGGCGGCGAGTGGCGCGACGATCATGGCCACGCTGCAGAGCGACGCGCTCATCGAATTGCTGCCCGTGCGCCAGTTGCCCGACGGCTATCACGCCAGCGTTCGCCTCCTCGTCGCCGGTGCCTTGCCCGTGACGCTGCCGCCGATCGGGCCGGTCGCCACCCTCGACGGGCTCGGTGATGCGCTCGCGAGCGCATTGGCGACGCCGCTCCGCCTGAACCCCGAAGCGCTGCACGGCACGATGCACGCGGCAGCCGCACGCGGCAACAGGGAGGCCCTCGAGCACTTTGCGCGCGGGCTGCGGCAGATTGCCACCGAGAGCAACGAGGGCATCGCCCAGGCGTGCCAGTCGTTCAAGGCCTCCATCGATGCCGATCCGACCTTTGCCGCCGGCTACGCGCGGTGGGCGCAGTGCCTGCTGACCCAATATCGCTTAGGCGCGCTGCCGCCCGCGACCGCGTTCGAGTACGCGCGCACGGCGGCCTCGATCGCCCTGGCCCGCGACGCCGACAACGCCGACGCGCGAGCGGCCGTGGCCGACCTCTACGCCGAAGACGGGCACGACTGGGCCCGCGCCGAGAACGAGTTCCACGAAGCGCTCGCACGCGACAGCAGCAACGTCTATGCGCGCTCTCGCTACGCGATGCTGCTGGCCGGCCGCGGCCGCACCGCCGAATCGGTCGAGCACCTCACCGACGCCCTCCGCTCGTCGCCACTGTCGACGATCGTCAAGGGTTATCTCGCGATGAGCCTCCATTACTCGGCGCGCGACGACGAGGCGCTGGAGCTGTTCCAGCAATTGCGCGGTGTCGACGCGTCGTACGAGTCGGCGTTGGTCGGACAGTGCCGAGTCTTCGTAGTCGTCGGCAAGTTCCAGGAAGCGCTCACCGCCTGCCGCCAGTTGCTGGCACGCCGGAACGGTAGCGACGCGTTCGCACAGGCGCAGATCGCCGCGGCACTCGGCCGGCTCGGGCGCGAAGCGGACGCCACCAAGCAGTTGGCGCAGCTGCGGGCGCAGTACGATGCCGCCACCGAGGCCGACCGGCCGAACCTGGCCTTCTTCCTCGCGACGGCCTACGCCGCCCTCGACCAGCCTGACCAGGTGTTCCCATGGCTCGAAGTGGCCGCCCGCGGCAAGAGCTCGCGCGCCGCCTATCTTCGTGTCGACCCGCGCTTTGCTGCCGCGCGTGCCGATCCCCGGTGGTCGCAGGTGCTGGCCGCCTACGAAAAGCCCTGA
- a CDS encoding acetyl-CoA carboxylase biotin carboxyl carrier protein subunit: protein MAEWQVDRRPDGTWLVTDDKGTRHVAHAVTGADDEVWVHVDGEVIVVASASEQRTRPHSHGHATLDAPMPAQVTAVLVAPGDVVEAGATLVLLEAMKMELPLKSPFAGRIEAVHCAVGDRVAPGRILVDVVPREETP from the coding sequence GTGGCTGAGTGGCAGGTGGACCGGCGTCCGGACGGCACGTGGCTGGTGACCGACGACAAGGGAACGCGGCACGTGGCGCATGCCGTGACCGGCGCGGACGACGAGGTGTGGGTGCACGTCGACGGCGAAGTCATCGTCGTTGCCAGTGCGAGCGAGCAACGCACGCGGCCGCACTCGCACGGCCACGCGACGCTGGACGCACCGATGCCGGCCCAGGTGACGGCCGTGCTCGTCGCACCTGGTGATGTGGTCGAGGCCGGCGCGACACTCGTGTTGCTGGAGGCGATGAAAATGGAACTGCCGCTCAAGTCGCCGTTCGCCGGCCGGATCGAGGCGGTGCACTGCGCAGTCGGCGACCGCGTGGCGCCAGGCAGGATCCTCGTCGACGTTGTGCCACGTGAGGAAACGCCGTGA
- a CDS encoding hydroxymethylglutaryl-CoA lyase: protein MSIAVVELGPRDGLQNEPIPVPVADRLAFVRALAESGLTRIEAGAFVHPARVPQMASSDQVCAALVADTGLTRRGVRISALVPNVRGLDRAIAAGVREVAVFPAASETFSRRNLNQSIDEALKAAGEVCAVALAAGMRVRGYVSTAFGCPYEGNVPVAHVISVCEALLAHGVFELAISDTIGVAHPGQVRAVLRDMHTSVPLDRVALHFHDTRGTALANVLAALDEQITTFDACAGGLGGCPFAPGALGNVATEDLIYMLHGLGLARDIDLDAVVAASSLVEPAVGHALPSRYYRAARALRARDTLPGEPRDIQ, encoded by the coding sequence GTGAGCATCGCCGTCGTGGAACTCGGACCGCGCGACGGCCTGCAGAACGAGCCCATCCCGGTCCCGGTCGCCGACCGCCTGGCATTCGTGCGTGCGTTGGCCGAATCGGGGCTGACGCGCATCGAGGCGGGCGCGTTCGTGCATCCAGCGCGCGTGCCGCAGATGGCCAGCAGTGACCAAGTGTGCGCCGCACTCGTGGCCGATACCGGACTCACCCGGCGTGGGGTGCGGATCTCCGCACTCGTCCCCAACGTGCGTGGACTCGACCGGGCCATCGCCGCAGGCGTGCGGGAAGTCGCGGTGTTCCCTGCCGCTTCCGAGACATTCAGCCGCCGCAACCTGAATCAATCGATCGACGAGGCGCTGAAGGCCGCCGGCGAGGTCTGTGCGGTGGCGCTCGCCGCTGGCATGCGGGTGCGCGGGTACGTGTCCACCGCATTCGGGTGCCCCTACGAGGGCAACGTCCCCGTGGCGCACGTCATCAGCGTCTGCGAGGCATTGCTCGCGCACGGCGTGTTCGAGCTCGCGATCAGCGACACCATCGGCGTCGCGCATCCGGGCCAGGTCCGTGCGGTCCTGCGCGACATGCACACGTCGGTACCACTGGACCGCGTAGCGCTGCATTTCCACGACACCCGTGGCACGGCGCTCGCGAATGTCCTCGCGGCGCTCGATGAACAGATCACCACGTTCGATGCGTGCGCCGGCGGACTTGGCGGCTGTCCGTTCGCGCCGGGAGCGCTCGGCAACGTCGCCACCGAGGATCTGATCTACATGCTGCATGGCCTCGGACTGGCACGAGACATCGACCTCGACGCCGTCGTCGCCGCCTCATCACTCGTGGAGCCTGCAGTCGGGCATGCCCTCCCGTCACGCTACTACCGCGCTGCCCGCGCGCTGCGTGCGCGCGACACACTCCCCGGTGAGCCGCGAGACATTCAGTAG
- a CDS encoding SagB family peptide dehydrogenase → MSAAADKARRRVRRAPHVFCTWQGEGRLVQSPRRASGVPASPLVMDVLDQLGAWTDVDRLARTVDLPPPVLDIVLEGLSAHGLIETEGDRVTVDDGRPEATPWHGWSPAAYLFHLATRDVTFARRDSAEPDSRTPRPPAELPPLGTFDIALPPPGLADASLRATLRDRRTHRRFAPGPIPIEALGTLLGITFGVQAWAHAGEGPLALKTSPSGGARHSLEAYVWVRRVDQVAPGLYHYRPGPHALTRLDDRTEPGSVTSWLPAQPGYEDAAVVVVLSSELARVAWRYRSARAYRVVLIECGHLAQTFCLVATALGLAPFCTAALADTVIEGDLGLDGRMQPAMYVVGAGRVVPGAWQPHAGQPAPPLEITELGRALADRVTRRSNGPRPRRRRASGR, encoded by the coding sequence GTGAGCGCTGCGGCCGACAAGGCGCGCCGCCGCGTGCGGCGCGCGCCGCACGTGTTCTGCACGTGGCAGGGAGAAGGCCGGCTCGTGCAGTCACCCCGGCGGGCCTCCGGGGTGCCGGCCTCGCCGCTGGTCATGGACGTGCTCGATCAACTCGGCGCCTGGACCGACGTCGATCGGCTGGCGCGCACCGTCGACCTGCCGCCGCCGGTTCTCGATATCGTGCTCGAGGGACTCTCGGCGCACGGCCTGATCGAGACCGAGGGCGACCGGGTCACGGTCGACGATGGACGTCCCGAGGCCACTCCATGGCACGGGTGGTCACCGGCGGCATACCTGTTTCACCTGGCCACGCGTGACGTCACCTTCGCCCGTCGCGATTCCGCCGAGCCTGACAGTCGCACCCCGCGGCCGCCTGCCGAACTTCCACCGCTCGGCACGTTCGACATCGCGCTGCCCCCGCCAGGACTCGCTGACGCATCGCTTCGGGCCACGTTGCGCGACCGCCGTACGCATCGTCGTTTTGCACCCGGTCCCATACCAATCGAAGCCCTCGGCACCTTGCTCGGCATCACGTTCGGCGTGCAGGCGTGGGCGCACGCTGGCGAAGGTCCCCTGGCGCTCAAGACCTCGCCGTCGGGCGGTGCGCGCCACAGCCTCGAGGCGTACGTGTGGGTACGGCGCGTCGACCAGGTAGCGCCAGGGCTCTATCACTACCGTCCGGGCCCGCATGCGCTCACGAGGCTCGACGACCGCACCGAGCCCGGCTCCGTGACGTCGTGGTTGCCGGCACAGCCCGGCTACGAAGACGCGGCGGTCGTCGTCGTGCTGTCCTCCGAACTGGCGCGCGTGGCGTGGCGCTACCGGAGCGCGCGTGCGTACCGTGTCGTGCTGATCGAGTGCGGCCACCTCGCGCAGACGTTCTGCCTGGTCGCCACCGCGCTCGGGCTCGCGCCGTTCTGCACCGCGGCACTCGCGGACACGGTCATCGAAGGCGACCTCGGGCTCGACGGCCGGATGCAGCCGGCGATGTATGTGGTCGGTGCGGGGCGCGTCGTGCCCGGGGCGTGGCAACCGCACGCCGGGCAACCGGCACCACCACTCGAGATCACGGAGCTCGGACGGGCCCTCGCCGACCGGGTCACTCGTCGTTCGAACGGACCCCGACCTCGACGTCGTCGCGCGAGTGGACGGTGA
- a CDS encoding TonB-dependent receptor plug domain-containing protein, translating to MTHIFLSLALSVAGQTGPVANACPMRVEVRDGSGAPLPGAAIVDSTTSAMIGVVADDGAGCVTPARPVRVELAGFVTATVMPPDVGPRGTTTTTTVVLAPAFKADVEVAAERRDARLRDAPVRTEVVSRDFVEQVGARTLADAVEYTTGVRVENNCQNCNFSQVRLLGLEGPYTQILMDGQPTLSSLAQVYGLEQIPARLIDRIEVTKGGGAALLGPGSVGGVINVITREPTTRGAQLDTTLGVTRGEPTVTTAAVLDWVSGDRRSLLTAYGQADRVSPVDVTGDGYTEVSRRALEAGGMRAHRVMLDTRARLTVDVSAMREDRRGGNNLDLPPHEADIAEDIDTERAAGTVTWFHTPSARTDYRLTLSAADTQRDSYYGVGRDPLAYGDTRSRLGVVDLLVNRYANRHVLSGGVQMTAERLEDHQPGYGRSLDLRYDQVGVFVQDEWTMHPGWQLLTGVRVDRHSALTHAQVLPRAALRVSPRPALDFRVSFAQGIRAPQVFDEDLHIASLGGEARVVRIDPALRPERSVNWMAGGEWKPALWGGQALLEVNGFHTRLTDQFHLQEDDLPETDAREFLKVNLGTAAVRGLEANAGWGRGDHLVLQGGLVVQRSTFGQPDPDFASTRFFRTPDVYGNASIAVKELLPVDVFAGIRITGPMVAPHYAGAIPEDRLEHTPSFVQVDVSFARRLYDGAVPLTLTVAVRNLTDAYQDDLDQGPLRDSAYVYGPRAPRTVLVSMRVGR from the coding sequence ATGACCCACATCTTTCTCTCCCTGGCGCTGTCGGTCGCCGGCCAGACCGGTCCGGTCGCCAATGCGTGCCCGATGCGGGTCGAGGTCCGCGATGGCAGCGGCGCACCCCTGCCCGGCGCCGCGATAGTCGACAGCACGACCTCCGCGATGATTGGCGTTGTCGCCGACGACGGAGCGGGGTGCGTGACTCCGGCGCGCCCGGTCCGCGTGGAACTTGCAGGGTTCGTGACGGCCACCGTCATGCCGCCCGACGTGGGGCCGCGGGGCACCACCACGACCACTACCGTCGTGCTGGCGCCAGCGTTCAAGGCCGACGTCGAAGTGGCGGCCGAGCGTCGCGATGCCCGCCTGCGCGACGCGCCCGTGCGCACCGAGGTCGTATCCCGCGACTTCGTGGAGCAGGTCGGCGCGCGAACCCTGGCCGACGCGGTCGAATACACCACCGGCGTCCGGGTCGAGAACAACTGCCAGAACTGCAACTTCTCTCAGGTGCGTCTGCTCGGCCTCGAGGGGCCGTACACGCAGATCCTCATGGATGGACAGCCGACGCTCTCCTCGCTGGCCCAGGTCTATGGCCTCGAGCAGATTCCCGCCCGTCTGATCGATCGAATCGAGGTCACCAAGGGCGGCGGCGCGGCACTGCTCGGCCCTGGCTCGGTCGGTGGCGTCATCAACGTCATCACCCGCGAGCCGACGACGCGCGGGGCACAGCTCGACACGACGCTCGGCGTGACCCGCGGCGAGCCGACGGTGACCACCGCGGCGGTCCTGGACTGGGTCTCGGGCGATCGGCGAAGCCTGCTGACCGCGTATGGCCAGGCCGACCGGGTCTCGCCCGTCGACGTCACCGGTGACGGATATACCGAGGTCTCCCGCCGCGCGCTCGAGGCCGGTGGCATGCGCGCCCACCGGGTGATGCTCGACACGCGGGCGCGCCTGACCGTCGACGTCAGCGCCATGCGCGAGGACCGCCGCGGCGGCAACAACCTCGACCTGCCCCCGCACGAAGCCGACATCGCCGAGGACATCGACACGGAGCGGGCGGCGGGCACCGTGACCTGGTTCCATACGCCGAGCGCACGGACCGACTACCGCCTGACGCTTTCCGCCGCCGACACGCAACGCGACAGCTACTACGGCGTCGGCCGCGATCCGCTGGCCTACGGCGACACGCGGAGCCGTCTCGGCGTCGTCGACCTGCTGGTCAATCGCTATGCCAACCGTCACGTGCTCAGCGGCGGCGTGCAGATGACCGCGGAACGGCTGGAGGATCACCAGCCTGGCTATGGCCGCTCGCTGGACCTCCGGTACGACCAGGTCGGCGTGTTCGTGCAGGACGAATGGACGATGCACCCGGGGTGGCAGTTGCTGACCGGGGTGCGCGTCGATCGACACTCGGCGCTGACCCACGCGCAGGTGTTGCCGCGGGCCGCGCTGCGCGTGTCGCCGCGGCCGGCACTCGACTTCCGCGTGTCCTTTGCGCAGGGCATCCGGGCACCGCAGGTCTTCGACGAGGACCTGCACATCGCGTCGCTCGGCGGCGAGGCGCGAGTCGTTCGCATCGATCCCGCCCTGCGCCCGGAACGATCGGTCAACTGGATGGCCGGTGGTGAATGGAAGCCGGCGTTGTGGGGCGGACAGGCGTTGCTCGAAGTGAACGGCTTCCACACGCGCCTGACCGACCAGTTCCACCTGCAGGAGGACGACCTGCCCGAGACCGATGCGCGCGAGTTCCTCAAGGTGAACCTGGGAACCGCCGCCGTGCGCGGCCTGGAAGCCAACGCGGGGTGGGGTCGGGGCGATCACCTCGTCCTGCAGGGCGGACTCGTCGTTCAGCGGAGCACGTTCGGCCAGCCCGATCCGGACTTCGCCAGCACGCGTTTCTTCCGGACGCCAGACGTCTACGGCAACGCCTCGATTGCCGTGAAGGAGCTCCTGCCGGTGGACGTGTTTGCCGGCATCCGCATCACCGGACCGATGGTCGCGCCCCACTATGCCGGTGCCATCCCCGAGGATCGACTCGAGCACACGCCTTCGTTCGTGCAGGTCGACGTGTCGTTCGCGCGCCGCCTGTACGACGGCGCGGTGCCGCTGACACTCACGGTGGCGGTGCGCAACCTCACCGATGCGTACCAGGACGACCTCGACCAGGGGCCCCTGCGGGACTCGGCCTACGTGTATGGGCCGCGTGCGCCCCGGACCGTACTCGTCTCCATGCGGGTGGGACGATGA
- a CDS encoding metal-dependent transcriptional regulator, which produces MNAWMWWGLIAIVVLLLAVWPRHGVVARVRRRAARRSEEQGDNALKHLLQEAQAGRAGSFASLKGTLRLGDRGLLRVLGRLRAAGLTASEGGSYTLTTIGEHRARHLVRAHRLLERYLADEARLPLTAVHKVAEKLEHRLSEADADRLSASLGHPERDPHGDPIPSAGEGSDDPGEPITHWHVGQEGRIVHLEDEPEATFSALVRLDLQPGQAFRVLESSGDALGLLVEDREVSLPLEHAGNVFVAPLEGWAANARDLVRLSHLPVDQDAEIVSIVPSCQGLTRRRLLDLGFTPGTRLRPVLQTFVGDPRAYRVRGTTIALRRDQASVVIVRPIAAASAPGSGMRQGA; this is translated from the coding sequence ATGAACGCCTGGATGTGGTGGGGCCTGATCGCGATCGTCGTCCTCCTGCTGGCCGTCTGGCCACGCCACGGCGTCGTGGCACGCGTCAGGCGACGTGCCGCGCGCCGTTCCGAGGAGCAGGGCGACAACGCGTTGAAGCACCTGCTGCAGGAGGCCCAGGCGGGCCGCGCGGGGTCGTTTGCGTCGCTCAAGGGCACGTTGCGCCTCGGCGACCGTGGGCTGCTTCGCGTCCTCGGCCGACTGCGCGCCGCCGGCCTGACGGCATCGGAGGGCGGGAGCTACACGCTGACCACGATCGGCGAGCATCGGGCCAGGCACCTGGTGCGGGCCCATCGGCTGCTGGAACGCTATCTCGCCGACGAGGCGCGATTGCCGTTGACGGCCGTGCACAAGGTGGCCGAGAAACTCGAACACCGTCTCAGCGAAGCCGATGCCGACCGCCTGTCGGCGTCGCTGGGACATCCCGAGCGCGACCCGCACGGCGATCCGATTCCGTCGGCCGGTGAAGGCTCCGACGACCCCGGCGAGCCGATCACGCACTGGCACGTCGGCCAGGAGGGACGCATCGTCCACCTCGAGGACGAGCCCGAGGCCACGTTCAGTGCCCTCGTCCGCCTCGACCTGCAGCCCGGCCAGGCCTTCCGCGTCCTCGAGAGTTCCGGCGATGCGCTCGGCCTGCTGGTGGAGGATCGCGAGGTGAGCCTGCCGCTCGAACACGCCGGCAACGTGTTCGTGGCGCCACTCGAGGGCTGGGCCGCCAATGCCCGCGACCTCGTGCGGTTGTCGCACCTGCCCGTGGATCAGGACGCGGAAATCGTGTCGATCGTGCCGAGTTGCCAGGGGCTGACACGGCGCCGGCTCCTGGATCTCGGATTCACGCCGGGCACGCGCCTGCGGCCCGTGCTGCAGACGTTTGTCGGCGACCCGCGCGCCTATCGCGTCCGCGGCACCACCATCGCACTGCGGCGCGACCAGGCCTCGGTGGTCATCGTGCGGCCAATCGCGGCTGCATCGGCACCAGGCTCGGGAATGAGGCAAGGGGCATGA
- a CDS encoding acetyl-CoA carboxylase biotin carboxylase subunit, with translation MRKVLIANRGEIAVRIARACRERGLGVVAVYAGPDAGRMHVLAADEAVCLDPDGQEADSGADARPVAAYLSVAGVIDAARRSGADAVHPGYGFLSERPALAAACADAGLTFIGPPADVIARMGSKLEARRLMESAGVPCVPGARPDDQSIEALRAAATQVGVPLLVKASAGGGGKGMRVVERIEDLDEALGAARREAESAFGDGTLYIERRIGRPRHIEVQVMADAHGATLHLGERECSLQRRHQKVIEEAPSPVVSPALRARLGAAAVAAARAAGYRSAGTVEFLLDGDDGEAPFYFLEMNTRLQVEHPITELVTGLDLVQLQLDVADGLPLALLQQSITPRGHAVECRLYAEAPSQGFLPQSGTILRYIEPQGPGIRVDSGVRQGDVITPDFDPLLAKLIVHAPTRAGALARARQALRDFVVLGLHTNAPYLLRVLSHADVEAGAIHTGWLAQEHESLTAPAAEATLAAASAVAARHRLLPIDQQRDGAAAATGTSSLATPWHTLGGWRG, from the coding sequence GTGCGTAAGGTACTCATTGCCAATCGCGGCGAGATCGCGGTTCGCATCGCCCGGGCATGCCGGGAGCGCGGACTGGGCGTGGTTGCCGTGTACGCGGGCCCCGATGCCGGACGGATGCACGTACTGGCGGCCGACGAGGCGGTGTGTCTCGATCCCGATGGACAGGAGGCGGATTCTGGCGCCGATGCACGTCCGGTCGCCGCCTACCTCTCGGTGGCAGGCGTGATCGATGCCGCGCGGCGCAGCGGCGCTGATGCCGTGCACCCTGGCTACGGCTTCCTGAGCGAACGGCCGGCGCTTGCCGCGGCCTGCGCCGATGCGGGCCTGACCTTCATCGGCCCACCTGCCGACGTGATCGCGCGGATGGGGTCCAAACTCGAGGCCCGGCGCCTGATGGAATCGGCCGGCGTGCCCTGCGTGCCTGGCGCCCGCCCGGACGACCAGTCGATCGAGGCGCTGCGCGCGGCGGCCACCCAGGTCGGCGTGCCCCTGCTCGTCAAGGCGTCAGCGGGCGGCGGTGGCAAGGGTATGCGAGTCGTTGAACGGATCGAGGATCTCGACGAGGCCCTGGGCGCAGCCCGCCGCGAGGCCGAGAGCGCGTTCGGCGACGGCACGCTGTACATCGAGCGGCGCATCGGCCGGCCGAGACACATCGAAGTCCAGGTCATGGCCGACGCACACGGTGCCACGCTGCATCTCGGCGAACGCGAGTGCTCGCTGCAGCGCCGACACCAGAAAGTGATCGAAGAGGCGCCGTCGCCGGTCGTGTCGCCGGCCCTGCGGGCGCGACTGGGCGCCGCGGCCGTCGCGGCGGCGCGCGCGGCGGGGTATCGCAGTGCGGGCACCGTGGAGTTCCTGCTCGACGGCGACGATGGCGAGGCGCCCTTCTACTTCCTCGAGATGAACACCCGGCTCCAGGTGGAGCATCCGATCACCGAACTGGTGACCGGACTGGACCTGGTGCAGTTGCAGCTCGACGTGGCCGACGGACTGCCGCTGGCGTTGTTGCAGCAATCGATTACCCCTCGCGGCCATGCTGTCGAGTGCCGGCTGTATGCGGAGGCGCCGTCGCAGGGATTCCTGCCGCAGTCCGGCACCATCCTGCGCTACATCGAGCCGCAGGGACCCGGTATTCGCGTGGACAGCGGCGTGCGTCAGGGTGACGTCATCACGCCCGACTTCGACCCACTGCTCGCCAAGCTGATCGTCCACGCCCCGACACGCGCTGGTGCGCTGGCGCGCGCACGCCAGGCCCTGCGCGACTTCGTCGTCCTGGGACTGCACACCAATGCCCCGTATCTCCTTCGCGTGCTGTCGCACGCCGACGTCGAGGCGGGCGCGATACACACCGGGTGGCTCGCGCAGGAGCACGAATCGTTGACCGCTCCTGCCGCCGAGGCGACACTGGCGGCGGCATCGGCCGTCGCGGCACGACATCGGCTCCTCCCGATCGATCAGCAACGCGATGGCGCGGCGGCGGCGACCGGCACGTCGTCACTCGCGACGCCGTGGCACACGCTCGGGGGCTGGCGTGGCTGA